The window TGCTGGACCTCATCGCGGCGGGGGAGGTCGCGGCCTCCCCCGCGATCTTCCGCAACCATGTCATCGTCGCGGTCGAGAAGGGCGCGCCGGTCGACTGGGTGCCGCTCGACCTCGTGCCGACCAACGTCGGCGGCGCGGCGATCGCGGCCCAGCCGCCGCACCCGCACGCTGCGCTCCTGTTTGCGGATTTTCTGCTCGGACCGGACGGCCAGGGCCTGCTGGAAAAATACCACTACGGAAACGCCGCCCGGAATTACGGCTTCAAGCGCTGGCGTCCGGAGCACGGATCGACCACCGAAAAATACGAGAAGGATTTGCTGAGTTGGGAAAAGCTGGTTCGCGAGATCACGCGCAGATAAGCGTCTCGGGCTGGGCCGCGCCGCGCTTGCCGGCGCTCAATCCGACGCACCTTTTGTTTGCCTTCACCGGGCTCGCGCTGGCGTACCTGGTACTGCCCCCGTTCTTTTTCATCCTTCATACCAGCGTCGTCGTCGACCGCGGGCTTCGGGCCGGGAGTTTCACCTTCCAGCATTTCGCCAGCATCGTCGAATCCCTCGACGACGTCCGGACCCTGCTCGCAAACTCTCTGACCTTTTCGGTCGGAAGCGCGGCCGTGGCGCTCGCCTACGGAACGATGCTTGCCTGGCTCGCCGAGCGCTCGAACGCGCCTTTTCGCACCCTCGCCTACGTCTCGGCTTACATCTCGTTCGCCATTCCCGGAATCATCAAGGTGGTCGGCTGGATCATGCTGCTCGGCCCCAAGGCCGGGATCCTGAACGCGGCGCTCGCTGCTCTCACCGGCCGACCGTTGCTCAACATCTTCTCGATGTCCGGGATGGTCCTGATCGAGAGCTTTCTATGGATTCCGGTGGTCTTCCTGTTGATGTCCACCCCCTTCCGCTCCATGGATCCCGCGCTGGAGGAGGCGGCGGCGGCGGCCGGAAGCAGCGGCTGGCAGGTCTTTCGCCGGGTGACGTTTCCCCTGGCCCTGCCGAGCGTGCTGGCCGTCCTGCTGCTGACGTTCATCCGTTCGCTCGAAGCGTTCGAGATCCCGGCCCTCGTGGGCATCCCGGCGGGTATCGAGGTGCTGACGACCAAGATCTATCTCCAGATCCGCGGCGGCCTCATTCCCAAATACGGCGAGGCGAGCGCGTATTCGACCATCCTGATCGCCCTGGTGGCGCTGGGGCTCTATCCCTACTACCGCGTCACCAGCAAGTCGTACAAATTCACAACGATCAGCGGCAAGGCCTACCGCCCTCATCGTGTCGACCTCGGACGATGGCGCTGGCTGGGCGGCTGCCTGATGCTCGTGCTGCCATTGCTCCAGTGCCTGCCGGTGGCCGCGATCGCCTGGTCCTCGCTTTTGCCCTTCGCCCAGGCGCCGTCGTGGCGGGCGCTCTCGCTCGTCAGCCTCAACAACTATCGCACGGCCTTCTCGGACAGCGGCATCGTGGGCTCCGTCTTCAACAGCCTCACGGTCAGCGTGGCTTCGGCGACCGTCGCGATCGCGCTCACGTTCGTGGCCGCCTGGTTCATCGTGCGCGCGTCGTTGAAAGCGCGCTGGCTGCTCGATCAGATGGCGATGCTGCCGCTGGTATTCCCCGGAATCGTGATGGGCATCGCCATCCTCAAGATGTACCTCGCGCTTCCGATCCCCGTGTACGGAACCATATGGATCCTGGTCCTGGCGTTCATCGCGCGTTATCTTCCCTACGGCATCCGTTTCAGCCATTCGGCGCTGTTGAGCGTGCATCGCGAGCTCGAAGAAGGGGCGATGGCGAGCGGCGCGACCTGGTTCCAGATGGTTCGGCATGTCCTGGTCCCGCTGGTCATGCCGGCCTTGCTCGCCGGCTGGATCTACATCTTTCTCATCACTTTCCGGGAGCTTTCCATCGCGCTGCTGCTCTATTCTCCTGGCTCGCAGGTGGTCGCGGTGAAGATCTGGGAGCTCTGGGACAATGGCCACGTCGGCGAGCTTGCGGCGTTCAGCCTGGTCATCACCGCCGGGACCGTGCTCGTGGGATCGTTTTTCGTCAAGCTCGCGCAGCGCCAGGGCCTGCAGGATTGAGCCGGGGACCGGCGCCGCTCCGGCGATTGCGCCGGAGCGCGAACGAAGTCCGAGCAATATCTCGAATTGAGGAGAGCGCATGACCGACAGCCAACTCGTTTTGCAAAGGCTCGACGAAACTTCCGGTGTCGCGTGGCTGACGCTGAACCGCCCGGAGAAGAAAAACGCGCTGAGCATCGCCCTGTTGAGCGAGCTCGGAGCGGCTTTGCGCGACTTGCGCGAAAATCCGGCGATCCGCTGCATCGTCACGACGGGAGCCGGAGACTGCTACTCCTCCGGGCGCGACCTCTACGACATGCGAAACCAGGACAATCGCCGGCGGAGCCGGGGCGTGGGGGGTGTGGCCGAGATCGTAGCGCTGATGCGCAGCTGCCCCCAGATCACGATCGCGGCCGTCCGGGGCTGGTGTCTGGGAGGCGGTCTGGCGCTCGTCAACGGCCACGACCTGGTCGTCAGCGCGGAGACGGCGAAGTACGGCATGCCGGAGATCATCCGGGGAAGCTACGGCGCGACGGCCACGCCGACGCTGTTCCACGCCGGCATACCGTTGAAGAAGGCCTTTTACATTTCCCTTACCGGGAGAAACCTGTCGGCGGGCGAAGCCGAGCGAATCGGACTGGTCTCGCAGGTGGTTCCCGACGGGGAACTCACGGCTTCGGTCGAAACGCTCGCGCGGGAGATCGCCAGCCGCAACGCGGCGGCGCTGGAGCACGCCAAGATCGCCGCTTACATGATGAAGGACATGAACTTCGAAACGGCGCTCAGAACCGACGACCTCGTCGCCCACCGCCTGCGTTACTATACCAATCCGCTGAGCGACGTCGAAGGCTACCTGCAGTCGCAAAAAGGGGGCGGAAACGCCCGCTACGTAAAGCCGGAAAAAAAGTAATCGGGATTCCTCGACCGAATGTCGTTCCCGGCGCTCGGTTTCGCGGCCGCGCCGTCCGTGAGGTAGCCGTCAGCGCAGCACCTCTCGCGCCGTCAGGTCGGCGATCTGCTCCCTCGACAGGCCGAGAATCCCGCCCAAAACCGCCTCGTTGTCTTCGCCCGCCCGGTGAGCGAACTCCTCGCGGCGGGCCTGCACGCCGTGCAATCGCACGGTCGGGCCGGTCCGGGTGATCCAGCCGGTCTCCGGGTGATACACCTCTCGCGTGAAGCCGCGCTCGCGCAGGTGAGGGTCCCGGTAAAGATCTTCGCCGCTTTGCACCACGCCGGCCGCGATCCCCGCGCGCTGCAACTTGATCATGACCTGGTGAGGCGTGTGCCGGATCGTCCAGGACTCCACCAGGGCATCGAGCTCCTTTCGGTTGGCGAGGCGGGCGGCCACGCAGCTGAAGCGCGGATCGCTCTCCCATTGAGGCTCGCCGGCGATGCCACAGAAGCGCGCCCATTGCTCGTCCGTTTCGATCGAGATCACGCACCAGCGGTCCTCGCCTCTGCAACGATAGCATCCGTGGGGGGCCGCAAGCGCAGAGGCGTTGCCCCGGGGCTCCGGCTCCCTGCCGCCGATCAACCATTCGAGATAGGCCGGCGCGAGCATCGAGGCGGCGGTCTCCGCCTGTGAAATGTCGATGTGCTGTCCTTTGCCGGTACGAGCGCGGTAGTGCAGTGCGGCAAGGATCGCGAGCGCGCCGAAGGAAGGCGCGAGATAATCCGGAAACGCGGTCTGGGAGGCGGCTCCCGGCCGTTCCACCTCCGGGTCACGCCACAGATAGGTCATGCCCGAGAACGCCATCAGGATCGGGCCGAAGCTCAGGAAGTCCCGCCGCGGTCCGGTGTGACCGAAGGCCTGCAAGCTGGCCAGAATGACGTCCCGCCGAATCTCCTTCATACGGGGATAGTCGAGCCCCCAGCTCGCCAGCACGCGGGCGCTGAAGTTCTCAACGACCACGTCGCAGCGTTCGATCAACCGCCTGGCCAGCGCTGCCCCTTCCGGGTGTTTCATGTCGAGCGCGATCCTCTTGCGGTTCCGGTTGCCCTCGAGATCGGAGGCGAGCTGAAATACCGGGCCGCGTTGCGGGCTTCGAGCGGCTCGACCCGGCTCGATGGCGATGACCTCGGCCCCGTGCTCGGCCAGCAGCCCGGCCAGCGCCGGGCCGACGATGCCCGTCGGAAAGCTGAGCACCCGCACGCCGGCGAACGGCCGAGCGTCGCTGTCACGCCCGGCGGCCGCGAGCCAGGCCGAAGGTCGCGCCAGGTGCTTATCGATCTCGGCTTGATGCTCTCCCAGAATCGGCGCCGGGCGTTCTATCCGGCAGGGGCTTTCCGAGAAACGATAGGGATCTCCCGGAAAGCCGTGCCGCCCGAGATGCGGATGGTTGAGCTCGACGACATAGCCGCGGTGCTTCGTTTGCTTGTCCTCAAGGAAGGCTCGTGGCGAATGGACCGGCGCGGCGGCCAGGCGCCGGGATTGCAATTCCTCGAACAGGCCGTCGACGGTAAAATCGGCCGTGCGCGACTCGATCATTCGGTCGAGCAGCGATCGCAGGGGAAAGCGGTTTTGAACGTCGTCGTACTTGGGATCGGCCAGCTCCGGCGGGTTTCCCAGCCATTCGACCAGCCGCCGCCAGTGGTCTGCCTGGTTGCAAAAGATACGAACGTAGCCGTCCCGACAGCGGTAGGTGTCGGCCACGGTGGTCGGCTGGCGGTGGCCGGTCCGGCCGACGATCTCTCCCGTGGCGCTGTAACGAGTCGCCAGCCTGAGAAAGGGATCGCCCGCCAGCACGTCCTGGAGCGAGACCTCGACGAGCTCGCCGAGACCGGTGGCCCGCCGGTTGTAGAGCGCGACCAGCGTGCCGAACGCCGCGTGAACCGACCCCAGGAAGAAAGCGATCTCCGAAGGACCCATGAGCGGCGGCCGCTCCGGATGTCCGCAGACGCTCATCAATCCGCCCATGGCGAACGCGACGATGCCGGGAGCCTCGAAATCGCGGTACGGCCCCGAAAGACCGAAGCCGGTGATCGACGTCAGGACCAGAGCGGGATTGATGGACCGGAGCTCTTCAATTCCGAGACCCAGCCGCTCCAGCCAGGCGAGGCCGCGATCCTCGATCACGACGTCGGCGTGGCGCACCAGGCCGCGGAAGGTCCGGCGCCCGTCTTCGCGCTCGAGATCGACGACGACGCTGCGCTTGTTCGTGTGGCAGGCGGCGAAGGCGAGGCTTTTCTCGGGATGCGGATCGCCGTCCTTGAAGGGCCCTTCGTGCCGCGCCGGAGCCCCGTCCGGAGGTTCGATGAGAACGACCTCCGCTCCCAGATTCGCAAGCAGCCTGCCGCAGTAGCCGCCGCGGCGCCCGGTCAGATCGAGAATCCGCAGGCCTGAAAGCGCGCTTTTTTCACCGTTGGCGTCGGTTCCCGGGGGCATGCTGGAGGGCTGACTATACCACGGCGGCCGTGAAAGCCAAAGCCGCGAGACCGTGGCGCGCTGGCGAAAAGGGGAAATTTGTGTTTTAAAAAACGTTAGTCCTCCCGATGGCAAAGAGAATCAGACCGGCCTCGCCGGCACATCCCCACCTGACGATCCTGGAAGACATCAGCACCCTGATCAGTCATTCCCAGGATCTCCAGGAGACGCTGCAGAACATCGTCAAGATCGTCGCGGAGCGGATGGAAACCGAAGTTTGCTCGATCTACATCCTCGATCAGCAGAGGCAGCGCCTCACGCTCCGCGCCACCATGGGTCTCGATCCCGAATCGGTCGGCAAGGTATCGATGGCCGTCGGCGAGGGGCTTACCGGCCTGGTGATCGAGCGAATGAAGCCTGTCATGGTGGTCGACGCCCTCGCGCACCCGCGCTACAAGTACTTCCCGGAAACCGGCGAGGAGCGGTTCCACTCGTTCCTGGGCGTCCCGCTGATCGAGAACAAGCTCCCGCTCGGCGTCCTGGTCGTTCAAACCTCGCGGCGAAGGCAGTTTTCGGTCGACGAGATCCGGCTGTTGCGAACGATCTCGGCCCAGGCTTCGAGCATCATCGTCCAGGCCCGGTTGCTCGAATCGCTGCGAGACAAGGAGCGCGAGCGCAAGGACTTCCAGAAGCGCATGGAGGAAGCCATGCGCAAGCTGCGCTCGTACGAGGGACGGCGCCGCGAGCGGGCCTGGCGAGCGGGCCACCGCTGGCGCGGAAGGCTGACCGGGGTGGCGGCCTCTCCGGGCTTCGGGCGAGGCAAAGCCTACGTGCTGCGGCCGCGCATGGAGCTCTCCGCGATCAAGAAACAAAAAAGCAGGAATCCCGAGCGCGAGATGGAGCGGTTTCGCAGCGCGGTCGAGCGCGCCATCGAGCAGATCAACCTGGTCAAACAGCGGATGACCAGCCTCATTTCCAAGGAAGAGGGCGCGATCTTCGACGTCTACCGGCTGATCCTCGAAGACCCGGCAATCATTCAGCAGATCGAGAGCCTGATCCGGCGCCGCGGTTACGTCGCCGAGTATGCGGTCCGTTGCGTTTTCGAGCGGTATCTGGAATCGATCGCCAGGATCGAGGACGACTACCTGCGGGAGAGAAGCGCCGACGTCAAGGACGCCGCGCAGCGTTTGCTGGAGAACCTGACGGGCGCGACCGACCACCGGCCGGAGCTCCCCGAGGACACGATTCTGGTCGCCGAGAATCTCTCGCCGGCCGATCTAAGCCTGTTCGAGCGGGACCGTTTTCGCGGCATCCTCCTGGCGACCGGCGGGGTCACCACGCACGCTTCCATCCTGGCCAAGTCCTTCGAGATCCCCTGCGTGGTGGCGGTCGAGGGGTTGATGGAGACCGTGCGCGACGGAGACTTCGTGATCGTCGACGGGAACTCCGGCGTCGCCTACATCAATCCCAATCCCGAGGTCGTGCGCGAGTACGAACGACTGGAGCGCGATTATCTCGCCTTGAACCGGGAGCTGAGCGGGCTCAAGGACGAACCGGCGGAGACCCTCGACGGTCACCGGGTGGCTCTGTATGCCAATATCGGGCTGCTCAGCGACATCGCCTTCGCGCATCTTCACGGCGCCCAGGGCGTGGGGCTGTATCGCACGGAAATCCCCTTCCTGGCGCACCGCGACTTCCCCAGCGAGGAAGAGCAATACTCGCTCTACAAGAAGGTCGTCGAAGGGATGGCCGGAAAACCGGTGACCATCCGCACGCTGGACGTCGGGGCCGACAAGTACCCTTCCTACATCCGCGGCGTCGGCCCTCCCGAGCCGAATCCCTTTCTCGGCTGGCGCTCGATTCGCATCTCGCTCGACTTCGTGGAGGTCTTCAAGACCCAGCTCCGGGCGATTTTGAGGGCGGCCGCGCTCGGCCGGGTTCGCCTGCTGATCCCGATGATCTCCAGCCTGGAAGAAATCCTCAAGGTGAAGGAGCTCCTGGCCGAGGCCAAACAGGAGCTCGCCGCGGAAGGAACGCCCTTCGACCCCCAGATGGAAGTCGGGATCATGGTGGAGGTTCCCGCCGCCGTACAGCTGGTGGACCGGTTCCTGCGGGAAGTCGATTTCCTGAGCATCGGTACCAACGACCTGATCCAGTACATGCTTGCGGTGGATCGCAGCAATCGAAAAGTGGCGAACCTCTACGAGCCGCTGCATCCCGCGGTCCTGGCGGCCCTGATGACGACGATCGAGGCGGGCAAGCGGGCGGGCAAGCGTGTTGCGATGTGCGGCGAGATGGCGGGAGACCCCTTGTGCGCTTTGCTGCTGCTCGGAATGGGCCTGGAAGAGTTCAGCATGGGCTCGCTCTACGTTCCGGTGATCAAGAAGACGATCCGGTCGGTGACCTATCAAGCGGCGAAAGCGGCGGCCCAGATCGTCCTCCAGATGGATACGGTGGGGGAGATCAAGAGATTTCTCTTCGAGCAGATGCGGGAGCTCGGCATGGTCGAGCTCCTCGAGATGTACCATTGAGCGGAGCGGCCCCTTCGGCGGCGGTTGACTTATCTCCAAAAACCGCTATGATGCAGGATTCGAACGATCGTTCGAATCCTGAAGACCTCCGGAAAGGACGCAGCGGATGATAAAAATCTCCACTTTCGAGGACTGGATCGATTATTTCCGCCAGTGGCAGAAGGATATCGGCTATGACCCGGCGCTCCTCGGCGATTACAAATTCGAGACCAAGCTCGGGGACCTTCACTCGCCGGAAGTCGAGTTCGGCGATTTCAAGGGGCAGCGCAAGTGGGAACGGGTCGGCGAGATCCCGAACCAGTCGATCCGGGACGCGCTCATGAACCTGATCGTCTACCAGGGCGACACGGAGTTCGCGTCGGTCGAGCAGCAGAAAAACCTCCTCGACACCGCACCCACCGATTACGATCGCCAGGCGCTCATCCGCGTCAACAGCGAAGAGATGCGTCACGGCTGGCAGATGTGCTACCTGCTGGTGAACTATTTCGGCGACTCCGGAAAGCTGGAGGCGCGAAAGCTGCTTGAGCGGCGCGCCTTTCGCGGGGACCGGCTGCTCGGCTCCTTCAACGCGCCGGTGCGCAACTGGCTGGACTTCTTCACCTACACCGAATTCGTCGATCGCGACGGCAAGTACCAGCTGACCATGCTGAGCCACTCGTCCTTCGCCCCCCTCGCCCGGAGCGTCACGGCGATGCTCAAGGAAGAGTTTTTCCACATGTTCACCGGTCACACCGGGCTCACGCGGATTCTGCGCGCGGGCAGGATTCCCGTGCCGATCGTCCAGAAATACTTCAACAAGTGGCTGTCGACCGCCTACGACCTCTTCGGCACCGACCATTCATCGTCCGCCCACTGGGCGTACGTCTGGGGGCTGAAAGGAAGGATGGACGAGCACGAAACGGCGGAGCCGGCGCAAAAGGAGAAGCTGAACGACCTGGCCCGCGACCATTACCTGCGTGAGTGTGCCAAGCTCATCGACCAGCTGAACCAGCTGGTTCCCGAGGGACAACCCAGGCTGTACGCCCCCGATCTGAAGTTCCATCGATCGATCGGCGAGCACGCGGGCAAGCCCTACAGCGTCCGGGGCGAGCTGCTTTCCGCCGACGCCTACCGGAGCCACCTCGCGGAGGTGCTGCCAACGGACGAGGACGAGGCGGTGCTGAGCGAAATCATGAAGCGCAAGGACTGGGTGCAGCAGATGCAGCTGAACTAGCCTGGTCCCGCACTGCGAGGACGGGCGCCCGCCGACGCTTGGCTGAGGAGACGTTCGTGAGCAGGATCTGCCTGGTGTGTCAAAATATCGACTGCAAATCCCGCGGCTCGGAAAAGCTCATGGCGGAGCTGCAAAAGCGGATCGAGGCCAAGGGGATCACCGACGTCGAGGTAAAGCCCTACATGTGCTTCGGAGCCTGTCAGGACGGTCCTAACATCGTTCTCTATCCGGAAAAGAGCTGGTACGCCCGGGTGCGCGTCGAGGACCTCGACGAGATCATCGCGCACCTGGCGGGCGGCCCGCACGTCGGGCGGCTTGACACCATCGACTCCTCTCTCAAAGAGCTCATCTATCAGCTCCTGGACACTGGAATCGTCTAGCTCATGAAGGGCGTTCTCTTTCCGCGCGGTGTGGTGGAGGGTCGGGAAGATCTCGGCCGCTACCGCGATCGCGGGGGCTACCAGGCGTTGGAGAAAGCGCTGCGCGCCGACCCCGAGGACCTCGTGCGCGAGGTCACCGAGGCGGGCCTCCGCGGGCGCGGGGGCGCCGGTTTTCCGACGGGGAAGAAATGGGCTCTCACGCGCGAGGCCGCTGGCTCTTCCCGCTTCCTGGTGGTCAACGGCGGTGAAGACGAGCCGGGGAGCAAGAAGGACCGCCTCTTGCTGGAGCTCCTCCCGCACCTGGTCATCGAGGGTGCCGCCATCGCCGCTTACGCGGTCGGCGCCTCCAAGGCTTACCTCTATATCAACGCGAACTATACGGAAGCGATTCGCAGCGTCGAGGGCGCGCTGACGGAGGCACGGTCTGCAGGCTACTGGGGCGCCGGCGTGTGCGGAACCAGCTTTTCCCTCGATTTCGAGATCACGCGCGCGCCGCGCAACTACGTCGCCGGGGAGGACACCGCAGCCCTGGAAGTCATCGAGGGCAAGAAGCCCCTGCCCCGACAAAAGCCACCGTATCCCGTCACCGTCGGTCTCTTCGGACAGCCCACCGCCGTCAACAACGTAGAGACCATCGCCAACGTCGCGCCCATCGTGTTGAACGGAGCCACCTGGTATCGCAGCTTCGGGACGGCGGAAAGCCCCGGGACCATGATCTTTTCACTGAACGACGACGTCAATCGGCCCGGAATCTACGAGCTTCCGTTCGGCACCCCGCTGCGCTACCTCATCGAAGAGTGCGGCGGCGGCGTCAGGGGAGGAAAGAAGCTCAAAGCGATCATGCCCGCCGCTCCCTCTTCGGCCTATCTTCCGGCGGAAAAAATCGACACGCCGCTGGACCCAGGTTCGATGCGCGAGGCCGGCTCCAGCCTGGGGTGCGGCGTCGTCCATCTGGTGCCCGAGGACGCCTGCATGGTCGAGGAGGTTCTGAAGGTCTCGGAGTTCTTTACCGCCGAATCGTGCGGGCAGTGCCCGGCCTGCCGGATGGAGACCAACACCCTCACGGCGCTGCTCAAGAAGGTACAACAGGGACAGGGCGGAGCCGCGATCCTCGATCAGTTCGGCAAGGTGATCGCGTTCAACAAGGGCAAGGGCTTTTGCAACCTGATCGCCATGCCGGGCCCGCCCATCGAGAGCGCGCTCAGGCTGTTTCACGCGGACTTCGACGCCCATCTCGCCACCGGCCGCTGTCCCGCTTCGGCGTAAAGCGGCCGATCACTTCCGCAACTCGCCTCTTCGGTTGACGCCCCGCAGCGCCCACTGGTACTATCCTCGCCGCCGTCCCGGCACGGCAGGAATCATCCCAGGGCAGGCGAGAATGAGACCCGCACCGATCCGCTGGCCCGGCAATGCCAAGATTGCCGTGAGCTTCTTCGTCGCCTTCGAATCGTTCATCCACCACTCGCAGTACCGCCGCGGGGGCGACCGGCCGGACTATGCCTCCCTCGCCTACGGTGAGTACGGCGGCAAGGCGGGCATCTGGCGCATCCTCGAAACACTCGGCCGCCACGGTGTCAAGGGAACGATCGACACCAACGGCCTCGCCGCCGAAAAATATCCGGACGCCGCCCGCGAGCTTGCGCGCGGCGGTCATGAGCTGGTCGGCCACGGCTGGGCGAACGACATCTATCTCACCTCGCTCGAGCCGGCCGAGGAAAGGGAAGTCATCCATCGGACGCTGGAAACCATTGCGGCGGTCACCGGCTGCCGCCCGGTGGGCTGGGTCAGTCCGGGGCACCGCATCAACGAACACACCTTCGATCACCTCGTCGAGGCGGGGATTCACTGGACCGGCGATCTCCCCGGCCCGGATGTTCCCGAGCACCGGTTGATCCGCGGCAAACCTCTGGTCGTCATGCCCCGCCTGGATTACGCCAACGACCATTCCATGATCTTCCAGCCGAAGAACCCCCCGCGCTATTATTTCGAAAGCTTCAAGACCGCCTTCGACCGCCTGTACGCCGAGGGCGAGACGGGATCGCCGAAGCTGATCGACGCGCTCGTTCACGCCCACATCGGCGGAAGACCCCATATCATCGGCGTCTTCGAGGAATGCATCGCCTACGCCAAGAGCTTCAGCGACGTGTGGTTCTGCACCAAGGGCGAGATCGCGCGGTGGTATCTCGACAACTACGTCCTGCGGGACTCGACCGGAGGAAACCCGCAATGATCCGGCCGTCCGAAGTCGCCGATTTCCTTCTTCGCGGCCTTGAGTCCGAGGAGCTGTTGCTCCGGTTCACGTGGGAGCAGTGGCTCGCTCTGGAAGCGCCGTACGAGAGCGGCGATTTCCGGATGCAGGAAGCGACCGCCCGCTACCGGCGTAACGGCTACGACTGGGACATCCACGGGACGCTCTATCTCCCGGCGAAAGACCGTGATCCCGGGCGGGCTTTCGTCTTCTTTCACGGCGGTGCGGGAAGCGAGAAGATCATGGATCTCACGCCGGACGGACGGCCCGGGCTGGCGCGCGTGGTCGCGGCGCAAGGCTTCAAGGTGCTGGCGCTCACTTATCCCGGCCACTACCCTCCCGGCGGCGTATGGAAGGTCCCCGTCTCCGAAAGAATGCCGGTCTACCTGCTCGACCGCGAGCTCCCGGTCGAGGAAATCCTCGACCGCAACCTCAAATGCACGTTCAACACGATTCTCCAAGGTGCGGCCAGCCTCGCCGACCGCCATCTCGCCGGCTGCGAAATCCTCGCGTTCGGCCATTCGACCGGCGGGCCGATGGCGGCCCATCTCCAGAGATTTCTCAGGCGGGCGCGGGTCATCGGCCTCGTCGGCTTCGGTAGCGGGGGGCCCGACGGGTGGCGTCTGGAATGGAGAAACCGAACGGGAGCGGAAAAGTACGTCGAAAAGCCGCTCGACCATGTCTCCAGGCGCTCGCCCGACTCGTTCCGCGAGTCAGGCTACGTCGATCCTCCCGATCTCACCCCGTGGGGCGGCGCGGACGATTACATCCGGCTGGTGAGCCCGCTGCGTTCCCAGATGAAGACCAGTCTTTGCGACAACCAGCATAACGCGGCGGTCGGGATCCTCGAAGAGTATCCGAAAAGAACCGGCCTGCCGCGCGAGGAGTATTTCGACCACCTCCAGGAGCCCGATCCGGACTGGCTGCGCACCATCCGGGTTCTCCTCGCGGTCGGCGAGAACGACAAGGGCCATTGGGTCAAGGGAGACCGCCTGGAGCACAAGAGGGAGATGTTCATGGGCGAGAAGTACGCGGCGAAAACCCGCGGCGCGCACGTCGTCTTGATTCCGAGGTACGGCCACGTCGGGTACGCCGAGCTGCACAACGAGAAGATCGCTTACCTGTGGCTCTGGGCTCACCGGTCCGGCTACTTCGAGCCGCGCTGAGTTCCTGCTCGGGCGGCCGGCGATTCCCGGCCGTCGAGGATCCTTTCAGGCCTCGGTGTAGTACTTTCGCGCCCACGCGGCGACATCACCGCGCCGCGCGAACCACACGTCGCGGTGGCTTCTGGCGTAACGGAGGATCTGCTCGAAGGTATCAATCAGAGGAATCCGCCCGCTCAGGTAGGCGTGGGTGATGACGTTCATCATCGTCGGATTCCGGTCGCCGATCCGGTAGCGGTAGTCGAACTCGTCCTTGAATTTCTCGAAGAAGTCGTGACGCGTCCCGTGCTCCTCGATGCGGTGGTCGTTGATCGTGTACTGGTGCGGGATCATGATGAGCAGCCTGCCGCCGACGTGGATCGGGTAGGGCATTTCGTCGTCGTGATAGTCGCAGTTGTAGAGCAGGCCCGCCTCGGCGTTGAGCTCCAGGGTGTGGTCGGTCGAGCGCACGCCGGGAGACGACCAGCCGGTCGGCATCTCCCCCGTGGTTTCCCTGATCTTTTCCACCGTCCTGCGGATGTTCTCGCGCTCCTGCTCGCGAGTCAGCATGTAGAGATACTCCCCCTGATCCCAGCCGTGGGCGACCATCTCGTGCCCGCGCCGATGCGCTTCCCTGACCAGCTCCGGATAGTACTCGCACGTCAGGCCGTTGATCGGCATGCTCGCCCGG is drawn from Candidatus Zixiibacteriota bacterium and contains these coding sequences:
- a CDS encoding enoyl-CoA hydratase/isomerase family protein, with product MTDSQLVLQRLDETSGVAWLTLNRPEKKNALSIALLSELGAALRDLRENPAIRCIVTTGAGDCYSSGRDLYDMRNQDNRRRSRGVGGVAEIVALMRSCPQITIAAVRGWCLGGGLALVNGHDLVVSAETAKYGMPEIIRGSYGATATPTLFHAGIPLKKAFYISLTGRNLSAGEAERIGLVSQVVPDGELTASVETLAREIASRNAAALEHAKIAAYMMKDMNFETALRTDDLVAHRLRYYTNPLSDVEGYLQSQKGGGNARYVKPEKK
- a CDS encoding CoA transferase, whose amino-acid sequence is MPPGTDANGEKSALSGLRILDLTGRRGGYCGRLLANLGAEVVLIEPPDGAPARHEGPFKDGDPHPEKSLAFAACHTNKRSVVVDLEREDGRRTFRGLVRHADVVIEDRGLAWLERLGLGIEELRSINPALVLTSITGFGLSGPYRDFEAPGIVAFAMGGLMSVCGHPERPPLMGPSEIAFFLGSVHAAFGTLVALYNRRATGLGELVEVSLQDVLAGDPFLRLATRYSATGEIVGRTGHRQPTTVADTYRCRDGYVRIFCNQADHWRRLVEWLGNPPELADPKYDDVQNRFPLRSLLDRMIESRTADFTVDGLFEELQSRRLAAAPVHSPRAFLEDKQTKHRGYVVELNHPHLGRHGFPGDPYRFSESPCRIERPAPILGEHQAEIDKHLARPSAWLAAAGRDSDARPFAGVRVLSFPTGIVGPALAGLLAEHGAEVIAIEPGRAARSPQRGPVFQLASDLEGNRNRKRIALDMKHPEGAALARRLIERCDVVVENFSARVLASWGLDYPRMKEIRRDVILASLQAFGHTGPRRDFLSFGPILMAFSGMTYLWRDPEVERPGAASQTAFPDYLAPSFGALAILAALHYRARTGKGQHIDISQAETAASMLAPAYLEWLIGGREPEPRGNASALAAPHGCYRCRGEDRWCVISIETDEQWARFCGIAGEPQWESDPRFSCVAARLANRKELDALVESWTIRHTPHQVMIKLQRAGIAAGVVQSGEDLYRDPHLRERGFTREVYHPETGWITRTGPTVRLHGVQARREEFAHRAGEDNEAVLGGILGLSREQIADLTAREVLR
- a CDS encoding iron ABC transporter permease, yielding MGKAGSRDHAQISVSGWAAPRLPALNPTHLLFAFTGLALAYLVLPPFFFILHTSVVVDRGLRAGSFTFQHFASIVESLDDVRTLLANSLTFSVGSAAVALAYGTMLAWLAERSNAPFRTLAYVSAYISFAIPGIIKVVGWIMLLGPKAGILNAALAALTGRPLLNIFSMSGMVLIESFLWIPVVFLLMSTPFRSMDPALEEAAAAAGSSGWQVFRRVTFPLALPSVLAVLLLTFIRSLEAFEIPALVGIPAGIEVLTTKIYLQIRGGLIPKYGEASAYSTILIALVALGLYPYYRVTSKSYKFTTISGKAYRPHRVDLGRWRWLGGCLMLVLPLLQCLPVAAIAWSSLLPFAQAPSWRALSLVSLNNYRTAFSDSGIVGSVFNSLTVSVASATVAIALTFVAAWFIVRASLKARWLLDQMAMLPLVFPGIVMGIAILKMYLALPIPVYGTIWILVLAFIARYLPYGIRFSHSALLSVHRELEEGAMASGATWFQMVRHVLVPLVMPALLAGWIYIFLITFRELSIALLLYSPGSQVVAVKIWELWDNGHVGELAAFSLVITAGTVLVGSFFVKLAQRQGLQD